A window of Psychroflexus sp. ALD_RP9 contains these coding sequences:
- a CDS encoding HNH endonuclease domain-containing protein, with product MSQLPFSPHINNNALASIFNNTSATYKFYWFLGIIEEVEQGRREIEKKRIFSRMIANAWYPINYFKISFGTQDKIAEIIEYLVTTTNLVENEDKSKIYNFLTESLDKEVIKYLFHLDKNVPHWFLSPWFKGHKKTEIYRQSLASNDYAMYRLEKNTITVNENWLTYILSNAKILKEYTLWNLALFVQSKNPLIPDVVNKLIKPAKRNSLTYQRNNFWNIYLNEKRDVRCIFTGEQLDESNYELDHFVPYSWVSHDLIWNLVPVLSGFNSSKNNKLPILEKHFNSFYNIQKDALNLIDKRLKKRFRDEYITIFKSYQTPEDFKYQKLMDTLEPQISAASNNGFEFLE from the coding sequence ATGAGCCAACTTCCCTTTTCACCTCATATTAATAATAATGCTTTAGCCAGCATTTTTAATAATACTTCTGCCACCTATAAATTTTATTGGTTTTTAGGAATTATTGAAGAAGTTGAACAAGGAAGACGTGAAATTGAGAAAAAAAGAATTTTTTCGAGAATGATAGCAAATGCCTGGTATCCTATTAACTATTTTAAGATATCGTTTGGCACTCAAGATAAAATTGCTGAAATCATAGAATATCTTGTTACAACCACTAATCTTGTAGAGAATGAAGACAAATCAAAAATATATAATTTCCTGACTGAATCACTTGATAAGGAAGTCATTAAATATTTATTTCATCTGGATAAAAACGTACCACATTGGTTTTTGAGTCCATGGTTTAAAGGGCATAAAAAAACTGAAATTTATAGACAATCCTTAGCGAGTAATGATTATGCTATGTATAGGCTTGAAAAAAATACAATTACTGTTAATGAAAATTGGTTAACCTATATTTTATCAAATGCAAAAATATTAAAAGAGTATACACTATGGAATCTAGCACTATTTGTACAAAGTAAAAACCCATTAATACCAGATGTTGTAAATAAATTAATTAAACCAGCAAAACGAAATTCACTGACGTACCAAAGAAATAATTTTTGGAATATATATCTTAATGAAAAAAGAGATGTTAGGTGTATTTTTACTGGTGAGCAACTCGATGAATCAAATTATGAGTTAGATCATTTTGTGCCATACTCATGGGTGTCACACGACTTGATTTGGAACTTAGTTCCTGTTTTATCAGGGTTTAATAGTTCTAAAAATAATAAACTTCCTATTCTTGAAAAGCATTTTAATAGCTTTTACAATATTCAAAAAGATGCCTTAAATTTAATTGATAAGAGATTGAAAAAAAGATTTCGAGATGAATATATTACTATATTTAAATCTTATCAAACACCTGAAGATTTTAAATACCAAAAATTAATGGATACTCTAGAGCCACAAATTTCGGCTGCAAGCAATAATGGCTTCGAGTTTCTAGAATAA
- a CDS encoding MCP four helix bundle domain-containing protein: MKLTKLKWAGALLFMMLVIIATNFVDRHNFEKLQESINSIYQDRLVVNDIIFEINLLLQEKELAILEQNDAFYNQRNKEINTEINQLLEKFKTTKLVPVEATTLNDLEQNLEQLYRLENKLGQAPKSYKDLQIKINTLETNLHSLSKIQLEEGRRQLFIGKKAIASVDLYTKMEVYILIFLALLLLVTLFYRPKKTKTTN, from the coding sequence ATGAAATTAACAAAACTAAAATGGGCTGGCGCACTTCTGTTTATGATGTTAGTAATTATTGCCACTAATTTTGTAGACCGCCATAATTTTGAAAAGCTACAAGAAAGCATCAACAGCATCTATCAAGATCGTTTAGTAGTCAACGATATTATTTTTGAAATTAACTTGTTACTTCAAGAAAAAGAACTCGCGATTTTAGAACAAAACGATGCTTTTTATAACCAAAGAAATAAAGAAATTAATACAGAAATAAATCAGCTACTTGAAAAATTTAAGACCACAAAGCTCGTTCCTGTTGAAGCAACTACACTTAATGATTTAGAGCAGAATTTAGAACAACTTTACCGCTTAGAAAACAAGTTAGGTCAAGCACCTAAATCTTACAAAGATTTACAAATAAAAATTAATACACTCGAAACTAACTTACACAGTTTATCTAAAATTCAGTTAGAAGAAGGCCGCCGACAATTATTTATCGGTAAAAAAGCCATCGCTTCAGTTGATTTATATACTAAGATGGAAGTTTATATTTTAATATTTTTAGCCTTATTACTTTTGGTGACCTTATTCTATAGACCTAAAAAAACCAAGACAACCAACTAA
- the feoB gene encoding ferrous iron transport protein B translates to MGKQINVALVGNPNTGKTSVFNQLTGLNQKVGNYPGITVEKKEGTAKLSRVLKAHILDLPGTYSLNATSLDESVVIELLLNKNDKDFPDVIVVVSDIENLKRNLLLFTQIKDLGIPCILAINMADRMERKGISLDVKALEAKLQTKIALLSARKNTGFDRLRQLIENYKSLPTQPCVNASEIDPDYFQALQKTYPKQDLYKLWLVITQDVNFGNLNRNRIQGDGLEPKSNAELKRLQHKETIARYKFINETLRETLTKDITQAKGLRASLDRLLIHKFWGYVIFGAILFLIFQAIYDWSSYPMDLIDALFASLSELTKQNLPTGAFTNLIAEGIIPGIGGIVIFIPQIAFLFLFISILEETGYMSRVVFLMDRIMRRFGLSGKSVVPLISGTACAIPAVMAARNIESWKERLITILVVPFTTCSARLPVYLIIIALVIPDERLFGLFNYQGITLMLLYLLGFITAIGSAWVANKFLKMNSKTYFVVEMPDYKLPMFKNVAFTVIEKTKSFVFGAGKIILAISIVLWVLASYGPGDDFNQAEEIVTTQVQQSGEQLTSQELDTKIASYKLKHSYIGIMGRAIEPAVTPLGYDWKIGIAIISSFAAREVFVGTLATIYSVGSEEEETIKNRMAQEVNPILGGPLFTFASGVSLLLFYAFAMQCMSTLAIVRRETGTWKWAMIQLFGMTVLAYVVALIAFQTLN, encoded by the coding sequence ATGGGTAAACAAATCAATGTTGCCTTAGTTGGCAATCCTAATACTGGTAAAACATCTGTTTTTAATCAACTAACAGGACTCAATCAAAAAGTTGGTAATTATCCAGGTATAACAGTCGAAAAAAAAGAAGGTACTGCAAAATTATCACGGGTTTTAAAAGCACATATTTTAGATTTACCTGGTACTTACAGCTTAAATGCAACTTCTCTTGACGAAAGTGTTGTCATTGAATTATTACTCAACAAAAACGATAAAGATTTTCCTGATGTAATTGTTGTGGTTAGTGATATTGAAAACTTAAAACGTAACTTATTACTATTCACTCAAATTAAAGATTTAGGTATTCCCTGTATTCTAGCGATAAACATGGCCGACCGCATGGAGCGTAAAGGCATTAGTTTAGATGTTAAAGCGCTTGAAGCAAAATTACAAACTAAAATTGCATTATTAAGCGCTCGAAAAAACACAGGTTTTGATCGTTTAAGACAACTCATTGAAAACTATAAATCATTACCAACTCAACCATGTGTAAATGCTTCAGAAATAGATCCAGATTATTTTCAAGCGCTTCAAAAAACCTACCCTAAACAAGATTTATACAAGTTGTGGCTCGTCATTACCCAAGATGTTAACTTTGGTAACCTTAATCGAAATCGCATTCAAGGTGATGGCCTAGAACCTAAAAGCAATGCAGAGCTTAAGCGCTTACAACATAAAGAAACGATTGCTCGTTATAAATTCATTAATGAAACTTTACGAGAAACATTAACCAAAGATATTACCCAAGCTAAGGGTTTACGTGCTAGTTTAGACCGGTTATTGATTCATAAATTTTGGGGATATGTAATTTTTGGTGCTATATTATTTCTAATTTTTCAAGCGATATACGATTGGTCGTCTTACCCTATGGACCTTATTGATGCTTTATTTGCCTCATTAAGCGAACTAACAAAACAAAACCTTCCTACTGGTGCCTTTACAAATTTAATTGCTGAAGGTATTATTCCTGGCATAGGTGGCATTGTGATTTTTATACCACAAATTGCGTTTCTATTTCTCTTTATTAGTATTTTAGAAGAAACGGGCTACATGAGTCGGGTTGTTTTCCTAATGGATCGTATCATGCGCCGATTCGGCCTGAGCGGTAAAAGTGTTGTGCCTCTTATTTCTGGCACAGCTTGTGCCATTCCTGCTGTTATGGCTGCCAGAAATATTGAAAGCTGGAAAGAACGACTCATTACCATTTTAGTTGTACCATTTACAACCTGTTCAGCTCGATTGCCCGTCTATTTAATCATCATTGCTTTAGTGATTCCTGATGAGCGTTTATTTGGGCTTTTTAATTATCAAGGCATCACTTTAATGCTTTTGTATCTGTTAGGATTTATAACGGCCATTGGTTCAGCTTGGGTGGCCAATAAGTTTTTGAAAATGAATTCTAAAACTTATTTTGTGGTTGAAATGCCCGATTATAAATTGCCCATGTTTAAAAATGTAGCGTTTACCGTTATTGAAAAAACAAAATCATTTGTCTTTGGCGCAGGTAAAATTATTTTGGCTATTTCAATTGTATTATGGGTCTTAGCAAGTTACGGTCCAGGAGACGATTTTAATCAAGCAGAAGAAATTGTTACAACTCAAGTTCAACAAAGTGGTGAGCAGCTCACCAGCCAAGAGCTCGATACAAAAATTGCATCTTATAAATTGAAGCATTCCTACATTGGTATTATGGGAAGAGCTATTGAGCCTGCTGTAACACCATTAGGCTATGATTGGAAAATCGGTATTGCAATTATTAGTTCATTTGCTGCAAGAGAAGTTTTTGTAGGTACGCTTGCTACCATTTATAGTGTTGGCAGCGAAGAAGAAGAAACTATTAAAAACCGAATGGCACAGGAAGTTAATCCTATTTTGGGTGGCCCTTTATTTACCTTTGCAAGTGGTGTTAGCCTACTTTTATTCTATGCCTTTGCCATGCAGTGCATGAGTACTTTAGCTATTGTTAGACGCGAAACTGGTACTTGGAAATGGGCCATGATCCAACTATTTGGCATGACAGTTTTAGCTTATGTTGTCGCTTTAATTGCTTTTCAAACCCTTAACTAA
- a CDS encoding HIT family protein encodes MANQKTNSHFTAKEREKISFPTRILLNENLIDGKTLDFGCGHGKDVEELKAKGFEIEGYDPYYQPDYPNQKFDTILCHYVLNVLQNQDQAKVLYEVSNLLKFGGKAYFSVRRDINNPGFRTHFVHKVKTFQTNVILPFKTVFINENVEIYEYQHYCFLNQNQPEVSPFFEKLEPKEQVGELASCFAFRDKFPVTKGHTLVIPKRQVANYFDLNFKEQSACWFLVNLIKADLQKQFSPDGFNIGININEAAGQTIFHCHIHIIPRYNNDVENPRGGVRGVIDGKKEY; translated from the coding sequence ATGGCCAACCAAAAGACTAACTCACATTTCACCGCTAAAGAAAGAGAAAAAATATCTTTCCCTACACGTATTTTGCTTAATGAAAATTTAATTGATGGCAAAACATTAGACTTTGGCTGTGGGCACGGAAAAGATGTTGAAGAGTTAAAAGCAAAAGGTTTTGAAATTGAAGGTTATGATCCGTATTACCAGCCTGATTATCCAAATCAAAAATTTGATACGATTTTATGCCATTACGTATTGAATGTTTTACAAAACCAAGACCAAGCAAAAGTTTTATATGAAGTTTCTAACTTACTAAAATTTGGAGGGAAAGCCTATTTTAGTGTACGTCGAGACATCAATAACCCTGGTTTTAGAACTCATTTTGTACATAAAGTAAAAACGTTTCAAACCAATGTCATTCTTCCGTTTAAAACAGTTTTCATTAATGAAAATGTAGAAATTTACGAATACCAACACTATTGTTTTCTAAACCAAAATCAACCAGAAGTCAGTCCGTTTTTTGAAAAACTAGAACCCAAAGAGCAAGTGGGCGAATTAGCGAGTTGCTTTGCTTTTCGGGATAAGTTTCCAGTTACAAAAGGGCACACTTTAGTGATTCCCAAGCGACAAGTTGCTAATTACTTCGATTTAAATTTTAAAGAACAATCGGCCTGTTGGTTTTTAGTCAACTTAATTAAAGCCGACTTGCAAAAACAGTTCAGTCCTGATGGTTTTAACATCGGCATCAACATCAACGAAGCCGCTGGACAAACTATTTTTCATTGCCACATCCACATTATTCCCAGATATAATAACGATGTTGAAAATCCGCGTGGAGGCGTTCGTGGGGTTATTGATGGAAAGAAGGAGTATTGA
- a CDS encoding FeoB-associated Cys-rich membrane protein: MIQTILVIIAFVAALAYLIRKFFWSTKKTSKACGMSNCGCE, from the coding sequence ATGATACAAACAATTTTAGTCATCATCGCATTTGTAGCAGCACTTGCTTATTTAATTAGAAAGTTTTTTTGGTCAACAAAAAAAACATCTAAAGCTTGTGGTATGAGTAATTGTGGCTGCGAATAA
- a CDS encoding ferrous iron transport protein A, producing the protein MPTIADLKKGQKAKITQMSSKAIPLKLFEMGCLPGNEVQLVQNTPFKDPLYLNVNDTYLAIRQETAQQIEIEILL; encoded by the coding sequence ATGCCAACCATAGCCGATTTAAAGAAAGGGCAAAAAGCCAAAATTACCCAAATGTCGTCTAAAGCTATACCGCTTAAACTTTTTGAAATGGGTTGTCTTCCAGGAAATGAGGTTCAGTTGGTACAAAATACACCGTTTAAAGACCCGCTTTATTTAAATGTAAACGACACCTACTTAGCCATACGTCAAGAAACGGCACAACAAATTGAAATTGAAATTTTGTTATAG
- a CDS encoding SCO family protein translates to MLKFFAKYKFFAVVMLLMSAVIVTIIYNLYKPTPKLPVYQPDMVTADLVDTSVQHIRKFHKVGDFALVNQLGDSISQAKFKDKIYVADFFFTTCQSICIDMAKSMQTLQKEYLNDPEIMLLSHSVTPEIDDVKQLQKYAKEKGVNPEKWQLVTGDKKQIYQLARKQYLASKTEGDGGPYDLVHTENFVLVDKEKRIRGFYDGTNPEEIEDLIEDISILKLEYQPED, encoded by the coding sequence ATGCTTAAGTTTTTTGCTAAATACAAGTTTTTTGCAGTTGTCATGCTGCTAATGTCGGCCGTTATCGTTACGATTATTTACAATTTATACAAGCCCACACCTAAATTACCTGTTTACCAACCAGATATGGTTACAGCCGATTTAGTAGACACAAGCGTACAGCACATTCGTAAATTTCATAAAGTTGGTGATTTTGCACTTGTTAACCAACTAGGCGATAGTATTTCGCAAGCTAAATTTAAAGATAAAATATACGTGGCCGATTTCTTTTTTACAACCTGCCAAAGCATTTGTATCGACATGGCTAAAAGTATGCAAACCTTACAAAAAGAATATCTTAACGACCCCGAAATCATGTTGCTTTCACATTCAGTTACACCAGAAATTGATGATGTCAAGCAACTGCAAAAATATGCTAAAGAAAAAGGAGTTAATCCTGAAAAATGGCAGTTAGTTACAGGCGATAAAAAACAAATTTATCAGCTTGCGCGCAAGCAGTATTTAGCTTCAAAAACCGAAGGTGACGGCGGCCCATATGATTTAGTACATACCGAAAATTTTGTGTTAGTTGATAAAGAAAAGCGTATTCGCGGTTTTTACGATGGAACAAATCCTGAAGAAATTGAAGACCTTATCGAAGATATTTCAATTTTAAAGCTTGAATATCAACCTGAAGACTAA
- the rseP gene encoding RIP metalloprotease RseP, whose translation MDPFYIKAIQLLLSLSLLIVLHELGHFIPAKLFKTRVEKFYLFFDLKFSLFKKKIGETVYGIGWLPLGGYVKISGMIDESMDKEQMAKPPQPWEFRSKPAWQRLIIMLGGVTVNIILGFVIYMMILLVFGRDYVKPESLSNGFTVAEPLKAYGFQDGDNFLSVDGKALENPMNINEVFMLRDFEKVEVQHTNGSIEVLEVPEDIGVELFKAGYQIPFTPVFEAKLDSIVPESPAGLAGLQPGDQVIGVNGEPVQFWHELTTVVKNSVDEDVLIKYQRNNAIDSVKIRVPEEAVIGIYVDASLERGHRDYSFTESLVGGFSFGVRQLTNYAAQFKYIFTEKGASQVGGFGAIGGLFPDTWDWVSFWETTAFISIILAFMNILPIPALDGGHVMFLLYEMVSGRKPNEKVMEYAQMVGFFVLIALVLYANGNDVYRYFFE comes from the coding sequence ATGGATCCATTTTATATAAAAGCTATTCAACTTCTTTTAAGTTTATCACTCTTAATCGTTTTACACGAATTAGGGCATTTTATTCCTGCCAAGTTATTTAAAACACGTGTGGAGAAGTTCTACTTGTTTTTTGATTTAAAATTTTCACTCTTTAAGAAAAAAATAGGCGAAACTGTTTATGGCATCGGCTGGTTGCCGCTTGGAGGTTACGTGAAAATTTCAGGAATGATAGATGAAAGTATGGATAAAGAGCAAATGGCAAAACCACCGCAACCTTGGGAGTTTAGAAGTAAGCCAGCTTGGCAACGACTCATTATTATGTTAGGTGGTGTAACCGTTAATATTATTCTGGGTTTTGTGATTTACATGATGATTCTTCTAGTTTTTGGAAGAGATTATGTCAAGCCAGAAAGTTTATCGAATGGATTTACCGTTGCTGAACCTTTAAAAGCGTATGGTTTTCAAGACGGTGATAACTTTTTAAGTGTAGATGGTAAAGCTTTAGAAAACCCGATGAATATCAACGAAGTCTTTATGCTTAGAGATTTCGAAAAGGTTGAAGTACAACATACCAATGGCTCTATTGAAGTTTTAGAAGTGCCAGAAGATATAGGTGTAGAACTTTTTAAAGCAGGTTACCAAATACCATTTACACCAGTTTTTGAGGCTAAATTAGATAGCATTGTACCAGAAAGTCCAGCCGGATTAGCTGGTTTGCAGCCTGGTGATCAGGTTATTGGTGTTAATGGTGAACCTGTACAATTTTGGCACGAGTTAACAACTGTTGTTAAAAACAGTGTCGATGAAGATGTACTAATTAAATACCAGCGCAACAATGCTATTGATAGCGTTAAAATTAGAGTTCCTGAAGAAGCTGTGATCGGGATTTATGTAGATGCTAGTTTAGAGCGTGGTCATCGTGATTATAGCTTTACTGAAAGTTTAGTTGGTGGCTTTTCATTTGGAGTACGTCAACTCACAAATTATGCCGCACAGTTCAAATATATTTTTACTGAAAAAGGCGCTTCACAAGTTGGTGGTTTTGGTGCAATCGGTGGTTTATTTCCAGATACTTGGGATTGGGTTTCGTTTTGGGAAACAACCGCTTTTATTTCTATTATCTTAGCTTTTATGAATATTTTACCCATACCAGCTTTAGATGGTGGCCATGTAATGTTTTTACTATACGAAATGGTTTCAGGTCGAAAACCTAATGAAAAGGTAATGGAGTATGCCCAAATGGTAGGGTTTTTTGTTTTAATTGCCTTAGTTTTATATGCTAATGGTAATGATGTTTATCGCTACTTTTTTGAATAA
- a CDS encoding ABA4-like family protein: MTAAFVFQLVNALVLPAWLSLVFFPKKKWRQLVVYTIALLMALVYAVYVVSGLGQFNPEAFSTLAGIKALFATDQAVLAGWIHYLVFDLLVGNWLLQQSQKHGISHAFMVPCLLLCFMFGPVGFIAYSLVRLAYKITSKPSTEAQQ; this comes from the coding sequence ATGACAGCAGCTTTTGTTTTTCAGTTGGTTAATGCCTTAGTTTTGCCCGCTTGGTTAAGTTTAGTGTTTTTTCCGAAAAAGAAATGGCGACAATTGGTGGTTTATACGATTGCTTTGCTCATGGCTTTGGTTTATGCGGTTTATGTGGTATCAGGTTTAGGGCAATTTAATCCTGAAGCCTTTTCTACTTTAGCAGGGATTAAGGCTTTATTTGCGACTGATCAAGCGGTGTTAGCTGGCTGGATTCATTATTTAGTTTTTGATTTATTAGTAGGTAATTGGCTATTACAACAATCGCAAAAACACGGTATTTCGCATGCTTTCATGGTACCATGTTTATTGCTATGCTTTATGTTTGGTCCTGTGGGTTTTATAGCTTACAGCTTGGTGCGTTTAGCTTATAAAATTACTTCAAAGCCTTCAACCGAAGCTCAACAATAA